The genomic interval ACTCCTGCTGCAGTTCCTCGCGGATGCCGAGCCGGCCGTCGGCCTCGTTCTCGCGGTTGTGCAGCCGCCGATGCTCGGGCGGATCCTCGATATTGCGCTGGTAGGCGCGGATCTCATCGGCCTGGTCGTCGTCACCCATGTCCTGGTCGAGCCGTTCGCTGTTCATGCGCGCGTCCCTTCGCCGGGGGTTCAGTACACGCCACCGAGCCTAGTCGCGCCCGAGTGCGGTATCGAGGACGACGCGGGCGCTCAGGGCGATGTCGAGTTGAGCGCGGCGACGCCGATCAGGATCAGCACCAGCGCGAGCGCGACGGAGAAGCCGTTGGCGATCGCGGCCCATTTGCCCAACTGCTCGCCCTTGGCGTGGCCGACAATGCCGAGAATGACGCCCGCCGGTCCGGTCGCGATCATCGGAAGTCCGCAGAGGACGAGGATGGAGAACACCGACGCCGCGAGGCAGGCGAAGCTGATGATCGACCAGATCGGTGTCTGAGAGGGCTGCCCGTACGGCGGCGGATAGGGCGTGGCGTACGGCTGCTGGGGATAGCCCGGCTGCTGGTATTGCTGCGGGTAGGGCTGCTGACCGTAGGCCGGATAGGCGGGCGGGGCCGGCGGCGGAAAACCGGGATAGGGCTGCGGACTGACCGGTTGCGCCCCAGGCGGGGTATACGCGCCGGGGGCGGGCTGCTCCGGCTGCCACACCTGGGTCGGGTCCACCTGGCCGGGCTGCGACACCCGGGTCGGGTCCACCTGGCCGGGCTGCGACACCCGGGTCGGGTCCACCTGGCCGGGCTGCCACACCTGGGTCGGATCCGCCTGGCCGGGCTGCCACACCTGGGTTGGATCCGCCTGGGACGAGTCCTGCGGCTGCTTCGCCTTCCAGAGATCGACCGGCTGCTGCGGATCGTGCGGCGTGCTCATCTGAGTTCCCCTCCCGGTGTGAATCGCCCACCATACTCACACGTCGGCACCGGCTGGGCAAACGACGAACGGCCCGGACGACGAGTCCGGGCCGTTCGCGGGATATGTCAGGCGTTGCCGTTGAAAAGCCCCGTCACCGAACCGTTTTCGAAGACCTCACGGATGGTGCGAGCCAGCAGCGGCGCGATGGACAGCACCGTCAGCTGCGGGAACTTCTTGTCCTCGGTGATCGGCAGCGTGTTGGTGACCACGACTTCCTTGGCGCCGCAGCTGGACAGCCGCTCGGCGGCCGGGGCGCTGAGCACACCGTGGGTGGCGGCGATGACGACGTCGACCGCGCCCGCCTCCTTGAGCACCTTCACCGCGCCGGCGATGGTGCCGCCGGTGTCGATCATGTCGTCGATCAGGATGCAGGTGCGGCCCTCGACGTCACCGACCACACGGTTGGCCACGACCTGGTTCGGCACCAGCGGGTCACGCGTCTTGTGGATGAAGGCCATCGGAGCGTCGGCGAGGTTGTTCGCCCACTTCTCGGCGACCTTCACGCGGCCGGCGTCGGGGGAGACGACGGTGACGTTCTCCAGCGGGTAGTTGTTGCGGATGTACTCCACCAGCTGCACCTGCGCGTGCATGTGATCGACGGGGCCGTCGAAGAAGCCCTGGATCTGGTCGGTGTGCAGGTCGACGGTGATGATGCGGTCCGCGCCGGCGGTCTTGAGCAGGTCGGCGACCAGGCGGGCGGAGATGGGCTCGCGGCCGCGATGCTTCTTGTCCTGGCGGGCGTAGGGGTAGAACGGGAGAACGGCGGTGATGCGCTTGGCCGAACCGCGCTTGAGCGCGTCGATCATGATCAGCTGTTCCATCAGCCACTGGTTCAGCGGCGCCGGGAAGCTCTGCAGCACAAAGGCGTCGGAGCCACGCACGGATTCCTCGAAGCGCACGAAGATCTCACCGTTGGCGAAATCGCGGGCGGTCTGCGGAGTGACGTGGACGTCGAGTTCCTTGGCGACCTGCTCGGCCAGCTCAGGATGGGCGCGTCCCGAGAAGAGCATGAGGTTCTTCTGGTTGTCGATCCATGACGCGGTCACTGCTGTTTGCCATCCTTTTGCTCAATTGCCTTGCTCGACATCTCGTTGGCCGCCGAGATCGCAGCCTCCGCCGCACGCGCCGCATCCGTCCCGGGACGGTTCCGCTGCACCCAGCCCTCGATATTCTTCTGCGCCCCGCCGGATACCGCCAGAGCCCCCGGAGGAACGCTTCTGCGCAGTACAGTACCCGCCCCCGTATAGGCGCCGTCACCCACCGTCACCGGCGCGATGAACATGGTGTCGCTGCCCGTACGTACGTGCGAGCCGACCACGGTGTGATGCTTTTTCACGCCGTCGTAATTGACGAACACGCTCGAAGCGCCGATGTTGCTGTGCTCGCCGATGGTGGCGTCGCCGACGTAGGTGAGGTGCGGCACCTTGGAGTGGGCGCCGATGGTGGCGTTCTTGGTCTCGACGAACGCGCCGAGCTTGCCGGATTCGCCGACCACGGTGCCGGGACGTAGGTAGCTGAACGGGCCGATGGTGGCGCCCGGCCCGATCGAGGCCTGCTCGCCGTGCGTGCGAATCACTTTCGCGCCGTCTCCGACCAGTACGTCGGTCAGCGTGGAGTCCGGCCCGACCTCGGCGTCTTCGCCGATGACGGTGGTGCCGAGCAACTGCACGCCGGGCTTGAGTACGGCGTCGCGGCCGATGCGCACGGCCGCGTCCACCCAGGTGGAGGACGGATCCATGATGGTGACCCCGGCGCGCATATGGCGTTCCAGGATGTAGCGGTTCAGGGTGCGCGCCGCCTCGGAGAGCTGCACGCGATCGTTGACGCCGGTGACCTTCGCCGCGTCGACCAGTCGCGCGCCGTGCACCGGATGACCGGCCTCGCGAGCCAGCTTCAGCACATCGGTGAGGTAGAGCTCGTGCTGGGCGTTGGCGGTGGACAACCGGCCGACCATGGTGCGCAGCACCGCGGCGTCGAAGACGTATACGCCCGAGTTCACCTCGGTGATCGCGGCCTGCTCGGGGCTGGCGTCGGCGTGCTCGACGATCTCGGACACCTGACCCTGGGCGTCCCGGACGATGCGGCCGTAGCCGTTCGGGTCGTCCGGTACGAAGGTCAGCACGGTGACCGCGGATCGTTCGGGGTAGCTGCGGTGCTCGTCGAGCAGCGCGGACAGAGTGTGCCCGTCCAGCAGCGGCACATCGGCCGAGGTGACCAGCAGGTCGCCGTCGAAGCCGGGTGGCAGCGCCGTCAGCGCGCACTGCACCGCGTGCCCGGTGCCCAATTGTTTTTCCTGCAGCGCCGGGATGATCTCGCGGCCCATGATCTCGGCTTCGGCGGTCATCGCGGCGCCGACCTGTTCGCGGTCGTGGCCCACCACGGTGATGAGGAAGGCGGGGTCGATCTCGTTCGCCGCATGGAGCGCGTGCGCGAGCATGCTCCGACCGGCCAGCGAATGCAGCACTTTAGGGGTCTTCGACCGCATTCGCGTCCCGGCTCCGGCTGCGAGAACGACGACGGCGGTCTGCTGTGGCATGAATCTCCCTCGGCTGCCTGTCATCGTGCATGGCGGCGATAGGCCTTCTCGGCTTCGAAAGCGCTCGTGCCGCCGATGTGCTCCGCCGCCAGGACTCGAACCTGAACTATCTGAACCAAAATCAGAGGTGCTGCCATTACACTACGGCGGATTGCCACACCGGCGGATCAACACAGAACCCGCCGCTGTGCCAGCGGCACGGGAAAGATCCTCGCATACTAGTCCGCCTCCTCGCGAATCTTGCGGGGGCCGGGGGTTGGGCGCGTGACGGAGCTGTCTGGAACAGTTGTCGTCGGCAGTGCTGGTCATAGCCGAGGAGGCACGAGGTGACTTCGGGTGAGCCGCATCGGGTAGCCCGTCCGCGGATGACGGGGACCCAACGACGGCAGCAGTTGATCGAGATCGGACGCGCGCTGTTCGCCGAGCGCGGGTACGAGGCGACCTCCATCGAGGAGATCGCGCAACGCGCGCAGGTGTCGAAACCTGTGGTGTACGAACACTTCGGCGGTAAGGAAGGCCTCTACGCGGTCGTCGTGGACCGCGAGATGTCGATGCTGCTGGACATGATCACCTCGTCGCTGACGCACCATCGGTCCCGGGTGCGGCTGGAGCGGGTTGCGCTGGCGCTGCTGACCTACATCGAGGACCGCACCGACGGATTCCGAATCCTGGTGCGGGATCAACCCGTAGCGACCGACGACGGTCGTTACTCCAGTCTGCTCAACGAGGCGACCAACCAGGTGGCGCATATCCTGGCCGGTGATTTCGAGCGCCGCGAGTTCGACACCAGTCTCGCCACGCTCTACGCGCAGGCGCTGGTCGGGATGGTTTCGACGGCCGCGACCTGGTGGCTGGATGTGCGTACACCCTCGAAAGAGGTTGTGGCGGCACACCTGGTGAACCTGTGCTGGAACGGATTGAGCCACCTCGAGGCGGCGCCGAAGCTGAGTTCGCAGGCCCAGGTGGCGATCAGCGGAGTGGAGCTAACCGGCTCGGCTGAGTGACCCGGTATGTTAACCAGCGAATTGCGCTGCGCCCCCTGGGGAATGCTCGAATTCGCTGTCGCACGCCCACCTGGTGGTACGGTTCACCCATCCTCTGGGTGCTGTTCGAGCGGTATGTCGGTCTAATTCGGGATGTCGGTCTACTTCAGGATGGCTGGTTTTAGGGATGACAGGCGGATCTGATGGCTAGGCAAGCGCGCGCGGAGATCACCCGCGACTCCGTCCTTGCGGGCGCTGCCGATGTCTTTCTGCGCTTGGGCTACGCCAACGCGAGCCTCAGCGAGATCATCGCGCAGTCCAATGTGACCAAGGGCGCCTTGTACTTTCACTTCGGCTCGAAGGAAGAGCTAGCGCGCGCCGTGGTGGATCAGGGCAACGAGCGACTGGTCAGCTCGTGCCAGGGCTTCTTCGATCCGCGCGTACCGGCGCTGGAGGCGTGCATCGGCATCACCTACGTGGTGGCCGATCTATCGATGAACGATCCGATGGTCGGCGCCATGCTGAAGCTGACCCATCAGATCGGCGACTACCGCGGGGCGCAGGGCGACAATATCGCCAAGACCTGGGGTGACACCTACCGTTTGCTCGCGGAGCGGGCGATCGCCCAGGGCGATCTGGAGCCGGAGCTGGATCCGGACGTGGTGGGCCTGCTGTTGCAGGAGGTCACGGCGGGCGTGCACATCGTGGCGGTCGGCACCGAGAGCATCGATCAGATGGCCTCACGCATGGAGCGGGCCTGGTATTTCCTGCTGCCGTCCCTCGTGCCGGGTGAAAAGCTCTCCTACTTCAGGGAATTCGCGGCGCGCCGACTGCGCCGGTACGTGCCCTAGTTTCGGCCTCCCTGCCGTCGTCCCGGTCGGCAACGCGCCGGGGCGACGGTGGCGATCCGGCTGTCGTAGGCGGTGACTAGACTCGGTTGGCCGTTCCGGAAAGCCCGCCTGAGCTCAGGAGTCGTTGATGTCCACGCACCGCCCACCTCTCGCCGGACTGGCCGCGGTGGCCGGGGCCGACAGTGCCCTGCGGACCGTCGCCGAGCTGGTCGGCAAGTCGACCGTGGAGCTGGTCGCGCCGAGTGCGGTGCGACCGTTCGTGGCGGCCACCCTCGCGGCGAAGCGGCCGCTGGTGGTGGTGACGGCCACCGGTCGCGAGGCCGATGACCTGACCGTCGAGCTGACCGAGATGCTCGGCGCGAGCGTGGCCCAGTTCCCGTCCTGGGAGACGCTGCCGCACGAGCGTCTCTCGCCGGGCGCGGACACCGTGGGCCGCCGGCTGGAGGTGATGCGCCGCCTCGCGCATCCCGAGGACGAGATCTTCCCGGTACCGCTGCGCGTCATCGTGACGACCGTGCGCTCGCTGATGCAGCCGATGGCGGCGGGGCTCGGCGATGTCGAGCCGATCGTGCTGCGGGTCGGCGCCGAGCTCGACTTCGACGAATTGCTCACGCGCCTGGTCGAATTCGCCTACTCCCGGGTCGACATGGTGGGCAAACGCGGCGAGTTCGCGGTCCGCGGCGGCATCCTCGACGTGTTCCCGCCGACCGCCGATCATCCGGTGCGCGTCGAGTTCTGGGGCGACGAGATCACCGAGGTGCGCGCGTTCTCGGTCGCCGATCAGCGCTCGCTGTCGGAACTGGACATCCCCCTCGTGGTCGCCACCCCGTGCCGGGAACTGCTGCTCACCGCGGCGGTCCGGGAGCGCGCCGCCGAGGTCGCGAAGGCCAACGCGGCCGACGCCGCCCTGGTGGAGATGCTGGACAAGCTGGCCGAGGGCATGCCCGTCGAGGGCATGGAGGCGCTGCTGCCGGTGTTGCAGCCAGGCGAGTTGCGCCTGCTCACCGAGGTGCTGCCCGCGGGCACGCATCTGCTGCTCTGCGATCCGGAGAAGGTGCGCACGCGCGCGGCCGATCTGGTGCGCACCGGTGCGGAATTCCTCGAAGCCTCCTGGACCGCAGCGTCTTTCGGCGGCGCGGCGCCGCTGGGCGGGCACGGGCTCGATCTCGCCGCTTCCGGCTACCGCGGGCTGCCGGAGATTCGTCAGAGCGCCGATGAGCACGATCTGCCCTGGTGGACGCTGAGCCCGCTGGCCTCCGGCGATCCCGCCGAGGTGGTGCTGCCGGTCACCGGCGGTACGTCCGCGCGCGGCTCCGACGAACTCGTCGCGACCATCTTCGCGTCGCTGCGCGCGCATGTCGCGACCGGCGGTCGCGCGGTGGTCGTGGTGGCGGGACACGGTACGGCACAACGCATTCTGGAGCGCCTGTCCGATGCCGAGGTGCCCGCCGCGGCGCTCGAGTCAGGTGCCGAACCGGCCGCCGGCGTGGTCGGCGTGCTGTGCGGTTCGCTGCACGACGGCCTGGTATTTCCCGAGGCCGGCCTGGTGGTCGTCGCCGAATCCGATCTGACCGGTAACCGGGTCACCGCGCCCGGCGAGGGCAAGCGGATGCCCGCCAAACGGCGCAACCAGGTCGACCCGCTCGCCCTGAACGCGGGCGACATGGTGGTGCACGATCAGCACGGCATCGGCCGGTTCGTGGAGATGATCGAACGCACCATCGGCGGGGCGCGTCGCGAATACCTGGTTATCGAATACGCGCCCGGTAAGCGCGGTCAGCCGGGAGACCGGCTGTTCGTCCCGATGGAATCCCTCGATCAGCTCTCCCGCTACGTGGGCGGCGAGATGCCGAGCCTGTCCAAGCTCGGCGGTTCGGACTGGGCGAACACGAAGCGCAAGGCGCGCAAGGCCGTTCGCGAGATCGCGGGCGAGCTGGTGCAGCTGTACGCCGCCCGCCAGGCCGCCCCCGGGCACGCGTTCGGCCCGGACACCCCGTGGCAGCAGGAGATGGAGGACGCGTTCGCCTTCACCGAGACCATCGACCAGATGACCGCCATCGCCGAGGTGAAGTCGGATATGGAGAAGGCGGTCCCGATGGACCGCGTGGTGTGCGGCGACGTCGGCTACGGCAAGACCGAGATCGCGGTGCGCGCCGCGTTCAAGGCCGTGCAGGACGGCAAGCAGGTCGTGGTGCTGGTGCCGACAACCTTGCTCGCCCAGCAGCATCTGCAGACCTTCACCGAGCGCGTCGCCGGGTTCCCGGTCACCGTGAAGGGACTGTCCCGGTTCACCGACCCGGCCGACGCGCGGGAGGTCATGGCGGGCATGGCCGACGGCTCGGTAGACATCGTGGTCGGCACCCACCGCCTGTTGCAGACCGGGATCCGGTGGAAGGATCTCGGCCTGGTCATCGTCGATGAGGAACAGCGTTTCGGCGTCGAGCACAAGGAACACATCAAGGCCCTGCGCACCCACGTGGACGTGTTGACCATGTCCGCCACACCGATTCCGCGCACGCTGGAGATGAGCCTGGCCGGCATTCGCGAGATGTCGACCATCCTCACCCCGCCCGAGGAACGTCACCCGGTGCTCACCTACGTCGGCGCCTACAACGACAAGCAGGTCACCGCCGCCATCCGCCGGGAGTTGCTGCGCGACGGCCAGGTGTTCTACGTGCACAACCGGGTGTCCTCGATCGAGAAGGCCGCCAAGCGGATTCGGGAGCTGGTGCCCGAGGCGCGGGTGGCGATCGCGCACGGCCAGATGAACGAGGACACGCTCGAGCAGACCGTGCAGGGTTTCTGGGAGCGCGAGTTCGACGTGCTGGTCTGTACCACCATCATCGAAACCGGCCTGGACATCTCCAATGCCAACACCCTGATCGTGGAACGCGCTGACGCGCTGGGCCTTTCGCAGTTGCACCAGCTGCGTGGCCGCGTCGGCCGCAGCCGGGAACGCGGTTACGCCTATTTCCTGTACCCGCCGGAGAAACCGCTCACCGAAACCGCCTACGACCGCCTGGCCACCATCTCGCAGAACTCCGATCTCGGCGCGGGCATGGCGGTGGCCATGAAGGATCTCGAGATCCGCGGTGCCGGCAACGTGCTCGGCGCCGAACAGTCCGGCCATGTGGCGGGCGTCGGCTTCGACCTTTATGTGCGCCTGGTCGGCGAGGCGGTGGAGGCCTATCGCGCCGCCGCCGACGGCAAGCCCATCACCACCGGTGAGGAAGTCAAGGAGGTCCGCATCGATCTGCCGGTCGACGCGCACATTCCGCCCGACTACATCGCCAGCGACCGGCTGCGCCTGGAGGCCTACCGCAAACTCGCCTCAGCTCAGGATGATTCGGCGCTAGCCGCCGTCATCGAAGAACTCGTCGACCGCTATGGCCCGCTGCCCGTCGAGGTCGGCCGGCTGGTCTCGGTGGCGAAGCTGCGCCTGCTGGCCCGCGAATACAGCGTCACCGAAATCGCGGTCACCGGCACCACCCTGAAGGTGTCGCCGCTGCTGAACATGCCCGATTCCAAGCAGCTGCGGTTGAAGCGGCTGTACCCGAGCGCGAACTACAAAGCGGCCAGCGGCGTCGTCTCGCTGCCGCTGCCGCGGGTCGAGGACAGCGTCGGCGCGGACCGGGTGCGCGATGTCCAGCTGCTGCAATTCGTCGCGGATCTGCTGCTGGCCCTCGACGGAAAAGCCCAGGGCGCAGTCGATCTCACCGTCGCCACCGAAGCCACGGCGGCCCGATGACCTCCCCCCGGCAGGAGTCCGTCCTGCGCGCGGCCCGCAATGCGGCGGCCGGCACCGACACGGCGGTGGTCGCCCGCGGTCTGGCCGGCGCCGTCGAAGTGATGGACCGCCTGTGGAACTTCGGCGGCTGGGAAGTCACCCAGACCCACGACTCGCTGCGCCCGTACCTGCTCGAGGAAACCTATGAGCTCCTCGACGCCATCCAGCACAACGACGCCGAGACCATCAAGGAGGAACTCGGCGATCTGCTGCTGCAGGTGCTGTTCCACTCCCGAATCGCCCAGGCCGCAGGCGAATTCACCGTCGACGACGTAGCGGCGGCCCTGGTGGCCAAGCTCGTCAACCGCAGTCCGCAGCTCTCGGGAGCGCCCATCGACCCGGCCGCGCCCCTCGCGGTGAAGATCGCCGCCCAGGAAAAAGCCTGGGAGGAGCGCAAATCCACCGAGAAGTCCCGCCGCTCCTGCCTGGACGGCATCGCCATGGCCCAACCGGCGTTGGCCCTGGCCGAAAAGGTCGTCGCCCGCAGCACCAAGGCGGGCCTCCCGGCCGATCTGATCCACGAAGACCTCCGTGTGGTGCACCTCGGTGGCCCGGACAGCGCCGAAGAACGCCTTCGCAAAGCAACTCTGGACTTCGCCACCACCATCCGCCTCGCCGAGGACGCGGCGGAAACCGCCCGCGGCGCCCGCGCACCACTCACGGCCGCCGACTGGCGTTTGTACTGGCGGCGCTGACGGGCTCCACACCCTCAGCCACTACTTCCGTGACTGATCGTCCGCGAACTGATGCACGACGATCTCGTCACCCAGATTGACTGTGCCCGGGTTGTTTACGGCCACCTTGATGCCGAATGTGACGCCACCGCCCGGATCGCGACGGTAGTCGGCGAGCGTGCGGAGAGGTTCGGGACCCGAGCGCTTGCCGGTGAGCTGGTCGACGACGGTGACCTGGCAGCGGACATCCGGTTTCACCCAGCGCAGGTGGGTGTCACCCAGGGTGAAATCACGGATGCCGTCTTCGAAGTACGGGTCGGGCCAGCCGGTCATCACGATGTTCGGACGGAAGCGCTCCATCGGGACGGGGGC from Nocardia goodfellowii carries:
- a CDS encoding MazG family protein, which gives rise to MTSPRQESVLRAARNAAAGTDTAVVARGLAGAVEVMDRLWNFGGWEVTQTHDSLRPYLLEETYELLDAIQHNDAETIKEELGDLLLQVLFHSRIAQAAGEFTVDDVAAALVAKLVNRSPQLSGAPIDPAAPLAVKIAAQEKAWEERKSTEKSRRSCLDGIAMAQPALALAEKVVARSTKAGLPADLIHEDLRVVHLGGPDSAEERLRKATLDFATTIRLAEDAAETARGARAPLTAADWRLYWRR
- a CDS encoding ribose-phosphate diphosphokinase; this encodes MTASWIDNQKNLMLFSGRAHPELAEQVAKELDVHVTPQTARDFANGEIFVRFEESVRGSDAFVLQSFPAPLNQWLMEQLIMIDALKRGSAKRITAVLPFYPYARQDKKHRGREPISARLVADLLKTAGADRIITVDLHTDQIQGFFDGPVDHMHAQVQLVEYIRNNYPLENVTVVSPDAGRVKVAEKWANNLADAPMAFIHKTRDPLVPNQVVANRVVGDVEGRTCILIDDMIDTGGTIAGAVKVLKEAGAVDVVIAATHGVLSAPAAERLSSCGAKEVVVTNTLPITEDKKFPQLTVLSIAPLLARTIREVFENGSVTGLFNGNA
- a CDS encoding TetR/AcrR family transcriptional regulator — translated: MARQARAEITRDSVLAGAADVFLRLGYANASLSEIIAQSNVTKGALYFHFGSKEELARAVVDQGNERLVSSCQGFFDPRVPALEACIGITYVVADLSMNDPMVGAMLKLTHQIGDYRGAQGDNIAKTWGDTYRLLAERAIAQGDLEPELDPDVVGLLLQEVTAGVHIVAVGTESIDQMASRMERAWYFLLPSLVPGEKLSYFREFAARRLRRYVP
- a CDS encoding TetR/AcrR family transcriptional regulator, which encodes MTGTQRRQQLIEIGRALFAERGYEATSIEEIAQRAQVSKPVVYEHFGGKEGLYAVVVDREMSMLLDMITSSLTHHRSRVRLERVALALLTYIEDRTDGFRILVRDQPVATDDGRYSSLLNEATNQVAHILAGDFERREFDTSLATLYAQALVGMVSTAATWWLDVRTPSKEVVAAHLVNLCWNGLSHLEAAPKLSSQAQVAISGVELTGSAE
- the mfd gene encoding transcription-repair coupling factor, which produces MSTHRPPLAGLAAVAGADSALRTVAELVGKSTVELVAPSAVRPFVAATLAAKRPLVVVTATGREADDLTVELTEMLGASVAQFPSWETLPHERLSPGADTVGRRLEVMRRLAHPEDEIFPVPLRVIVTTVRSLMQPMAAGLGDVEPIVLRVGAELDFDELLTRLVEFAYSRVDMVGKRGEFAVRGGILDVFPPTADHPVRVEFWGDEITEVRAFSVADQRSLSELDIPLVVATPCRELLLTAAVRERAAEVAKANAADAALVEMLDKLAEGMPVEGMEALLPVLQPGELRLLTEVLPAGTHLLLCDPEKVRTRAADLVRTGAEFLEASWTAASFGGAAPLGGHGLDLAASGYRGLPEIRQSADEHDLPWWTLSPLASGDPAEVVLPVTGGTSARGSDELVATIFASLRAHVATGGRAVVVVAGHGTAQRILERLSDAEVPAAALESGAEPAAGVVGVLCGSLHDGLVFPEAGLVVVAESDLTGNRVTAPGEGKRMPAKRRNQVDPLALNAGDMVVHDQHGIGRFVEMIERTIGGARREYLVIEYAPGKRGQPGDRLFVPMESLDQLSRYVGGEMPSLSKLGGSDWANTKRKARKAVREIAGELVQLYAARQAAPGHAFGPDTPWQQEMEDAFAFTETIDQMTAIAEVKSDMEKAVPMDRVVCGDVGYGKTEIAVRAAFKAVQDGKQVVVLVPTTLLAQQHLQTFTERVAGFPVTVKGLSRFTDPADAREVMAGMADGSVDIVVGTHRLLQTGIRWKDLGLVIVDEEQRFGVEHKEHIKALRTHVDVLTMSATPIPRTLEMSLAGIREMSTILTPPEERHPVLTYVGAYNDKQVTAAIRRELLRDGQVFYVHNRVSSIEKAAKRIRELVPEARVAIAHGQMNEDTLEQTVQGFWEREFDVLVCTTIIETGLDISNANTLIVERADALGLSQLHQLRGRVGRSRERGYAYFLYPPEKPLTETAYDRLATISQNSDLGAGMAVAMKDLEIRGAGNVLGAEQSGHVAGVGFDLYVRLVGEAVEAYRAAADGKPITTGEEVKEVRIDLPVDAHIPPDYIASDRLRLEAYRKLASAQDDSALAAVIEELVDRYGPLPVEVGRLVSVAKLRLLAREYSVTEIAVTGTTLKVSPLLNMPDSKQLRLKRLYPSANYKAASGVVSLPLPRVEDSVGADRVRDVQLLQFVADLLLALDGKAQGAVDLTVATEATAAR
- the glmU gene encoding bifunctional UDP-N-acetylglucosamine diphosphorylase/glucosamine-1-phosphate N-acetyltransferase GlmU, coding for MPQQTAVVVLAAGAGTRMRSKTPKVLHSLAGRSMLAHALHAANEIDPAFLITVVGHDREQVGAAMTAEAEIMGREIIPALQEKQLGTGHAVQCALTALPPGFDGDLLVTSADVPLLDGHTLSALLDEHRSYPERSAVTVLTFVPDDPNGYGRIVRDAQGQVSEIVEHADASPEQAAITEVNSGVYVFDAAVLRTMVGRLSTANAQHELYLTDVLKLAREAGHPVHGARLVDAAKVTGVNDRVQLSEAARTLNRYILERHMRAGVTIMDPSSTWVDAAVRIGRDAVLKPGVQLLGTTVIGEDAEVGPDSTLTDVLVGDGAKVIRTHGEQASIGPGATIGPFSYLRPGTVVGESGKLGAFVETKNATIGAHSKVPHLTYVGDATIGEHSNIGASSVFVNYDGVKKHHTVVGSHVRTGSDTMFIAPVTVGDGAYTGAGTVLRRSVPPGALAVSGGAQKNIEGWVQRNRPGTDAARAAEAAISAANEMSSKAIEQKDGKQQ